The proteins below come from a single Hyphomicrobium denitrificans ATCC 51888 genomic window:
- the map gene encoding type I methionyl aminopeptidase translates to MSNVEVNRSATRDGKIPLHDAEAFAAMRKAGRLAAEALDMLVPIVQPGVTTAEIDDLVLAFALDHGALPATLNYRGYRYATCTSINHVVCHGMPNDKPLRVGDIINIDVTLIVDGWHGDTSRMYSAGEVSRRAQRLMDVTYESLVRGIAVVKPGNTTGDIGAAIQTFAEDERCSVVRDFCGHGLGRVFHDRPNILHYGEPGEGVILEPGMLFTIEPMINLGKPHVKILADGWTAVTRDRELSAQFEHTVGVTETGCEIFTASPAGYDFPPYKLRAAA, encoded by the coding sequence ATGTCGAACGTTGAAGTAAATAGAAGCGCCACGCGCGACGGCAAAATCCCGCTCCATGATGCGGAAGCCTTTGCTGCAATGCGCAAAGCCGGACGGCTTGCCGCCGAAGCGTTGGATATGCTTGTTCCCATCGTGCAGCCCGGCGTCACGACGGCTGAGATCGACGATCTGGTGCTCGCCTTCGCCCTCGATCATGGCGCACTGCCGGCGACGCTCAACTATCGCGGATATCGCTACGCGACGTGCACCTCGATCAATCACGTCGTCTGTCACGGCATGCCCAACGACAAGCCGCTGCGTGTCGGCGACATCATCAACATCGACGTCACATTGATCGTCGACGGCTGGCATGGCGACACCAGCCGGATGTATTCCGCTGGTGAAGTCTCGCGCCGCGCCCAACGCTTGATGGACGTGACGTACGAATCCCTGGTGCGCGGCATCGCGGTCGTTAAGCCGGGCAACACGACCGGCGACATCGGCGCCGCGATCCAGACCTTCGCCGAAGATGAGCGCTGCAGCGTCGTTCGCGACTTCTGCGGCCACGGACTTGGGCGCGTCTTCCACGATCGCCCGAATATCCTCCACTACGGCGAACCGGGCGAAGGCGTGATCCTGGAACCGGGCATGCTGTTCACGATCGAGCCGATGATCAATCTCGGCAAGCCGCACGTCAAAATTCTCGCCGACGGCTGGACCGCGGTCACGCGGGATCGCGAGCTGTCCGCACAGTTCGAGCACACGGTCGGCGTCACCGAAACGGGATGCGAAATCTTCACCGCGTCGCCCGCCGGTTACGACTTCCCGCCTTACAAGTTGCGCGCCGCCGCCTGA
- a CDS encoding OmpA family protein, producing the protein MLQFRAPLLGGVSCVGLMFQFASVNIGHATTTVEMLSARDATRVQSTSSPLPQLMRDGAVQFSSGTTRATIKVAQDDSAPPATGGQATTDFYGDSAAAENPAWAAEAKFNPDYAANSSDAPAASDDAAEAAPSGSETSGEAAATQTAEDTSPPPTGGTATTDYYGGSPSPQNPAWAAPAKMNPDYSSEPAAPAETAQPAATEAPAAAASPAEEDAAPPPTGGKATTDYYGGSAAPNNPAWAEPAKMNPDYNAATAPAASEAAAPSGEACRETVATNAKAATLRFNEDSAAIAPASRTALSALVTALKACAGVVVEVRGFTDSVGSSEGNQMLSELRAKKIVDFLTKAGVEASKLTAVGKGEDDPVADNETPEGRRLNRRVEFVLSGQ; encoded by the coding sequence ATGTTGCAATTCCGTGCGCCTCTCCTTGGAGGGGTCTCTTGCGTCGGGCTGATGTTTCAATTCGCGAGCGTAAATATAGGGCATGCGACGACGACGGTCGAGATGCTGAGCGCTCGTGACGCGACCCGCGTGCAATCCACTTCCAGTCCACTGCCGCAGCTGATGCGCGACGGCGCTGTTCAGTTCAGTTCGGGAACGACCCGGGCGACGATCAAGGTTGCGCAGGACGACTCCGCGCCTCCGGCGACCGGCGGTCAGGCGACGACCGATTTCTACGGCGACAGCGCGGCAGCTGAAAACCCGGCGTGGGCGGCTGAGGCGAAGTTCAACCCCGACTACGCGGCGAACTCGTCGGACGCGCCCGCCGCGTCGGATGACGCAGCTGAGGCAGCGCCATCGGGAAGCGAAACATCCGGCGAAGCGGCTGCAACTCAGACGGCCGAGGATACGTCTCCGCCTCCAACGGGTGGGACAGCGACAACGGATTACTACGGCGGATCGCCGTCGCCGCAGAATCCGGCGTGGGCCGCTCCGGCCAAGATGAACCCGGACTATTCGAGCGAGCCGGCCGCACCTGCGGAGACGGCTCAGCCAGCGGCAACGGAAGCTCCGGCTGCTGCTGCATCTCCGGCCGAGGAAGACGCAGCACCGCCTCCGACCGGTGGCAAGGCCACGACAGACTATTACGGAGGCAGCGCAGCTCCGAATAACCCGGCCTGGGCGGAACCTGCAAAAATGAATCCCGACTACAACGCCGCCACTGCGCCGGCGGCATCGGAAGCAGCGGCACCCTCAGGGGAAGCATGCCGCGAAACGGTTGCAACGAATGCCAAGGCCGCGACGCTGCGCTTTAATGAGGACAGCGCTGCCATCGCTCCGGCGAGCCGCACCGCGTTGTCGGCCCTCGTAACGGCGCTGAAGGCTTGTGCCGGTGTCGTCGTCGAGGTTCGCGGATTTACGGACAGCGTCGGCTCATCGGAGGGCAACCAGATGCTGTCCGAGCTTCGCGCGAAGAAGATCGTCGATTTCCTGACGAAAGCGGGGGTCGAAGCGTCGAAGCTGACGGCTGTCGGCAAGGGTGAGGACGATCCGGTCGCCGACAATGAAACGCCGGAAGGCCGCCGTCTCAACCGGCGTGTCGAGTTCGTGCTTTCGGGTCAGTAA
- the trxB gene encoding thioredoxin-disulfide reductase, with product MTKKPHHSKVIVLGSGPAGYTAAIYAARAMLAPTLIQGSQPGGQLTITTDVENYPGFAEPIQGPWLMEQMQAQAEHVGTNIVMDQINKVDLRARPIRLEGDSGDIYTCDALIICTGAQARWLGLPSEAHFQGHGVSACATCDGFFYKGKDVVVVGGGNTAVEEALFLTNFANKVTLVHRRDFLRAEKILQERLFKNPKIEVIWDSAVEEVVGTTTPKSVTGVVLKNVKTGVTSKIPADGFFVAIGHAPATELFKGQLETTPSGYLITAPDSTATAIPGVFAAGDVKDEVFRQAVTAAGMGCMAALEAERYLAKVEAQADAAE from the coding sequence ATGACCAAGAAACCGCACCATTCCAAGGTGATCGTCCTCGGCTCCGGCCCGGCCGGATACACGGCAGCCATCTACGCGGCCCGCGCCATGCTCGCTCCGACGCTCATTCAGGGCTCCCAGCCCGGCGGCCAGCTTACGATCACGACCGATGTTGAGAACTATCCCGGTTTTGCCGAGCCGATCCAAGGCCCTTGGCTGATGGAGCAGATGCAGGCGCAGGCCGAGCACGTCGGCACCAATATCGTGATGGACCAGATCAACAAGGTCGATCTGCGCGCTAGGCCCATCCGCCTCGAAGGCGATAGCGGCGACATCTACACGTGCGATGCGCTGATCATCTGCACCGGCGCCCAGGCGCGTTGGCTTGGTCTGCCGTCGGAAGCGCATTTCCAGGGGCACGGCGTCTCCGCCTGCGCCACCTGCGATGGCTTTTTCTACAAGGGCAAGGATGTCGTGGTCGTCGGTGGCGGCAACACCGCCGTCGAGGAAGCGCTGTTTCTGACGAACTTCGCCAACAAGGTGACGCTCGTCCATCGTCGCGATTTTCTGCGCGCCGAAAAGATCCTGCAGGAGCGCCTGTTCAAGAACCCGAAGATCGAGGTCATCTGGGATAGCGCCGTCGAGGAAGTCGTCGGGACGACGACGCCGAAGTCCGTCACAGGCGTCGTTCTGAAGAACGTCAAAACCGGCGTGACGTCCAAAATTCCGGCGGACGGATTTTTCGTCGCCATCGGTCATGCGCCAGCGACCGAGCTGTTCAAAGGCCAGCTCGAGACGACGCCGTCTGGCTACCTGATTACGGCGCCCGACTCGACGGCAACGGCGATTCCGGGCGTGTTCGCGGCAGGCGACGTCAAGGACGAGGTTTTCCGTCAGGCTGTGACGGCGGCAGGCATGGGATGCATGGCCGCGCTCGAAGCCGAACGGTATCTCGCCAAAGTCGAAGCCCAAGCGGACGCAGCCGAATAA
- the leuC gene encoding 3-isopropylmalate dehydratase large subunit has translation MAKTLYDKIFDDHVVEKSEDGTCLLYIDRHLVHEVTSPQAFEGLRMTGRKVRAPEKTLAVVDHNVPTTDRTKGIADEQSRVQVETLATNARDFGIEYYNELDKRQGIVHVVGPEQGFTLPGTTIVCGDSHTSTHGAFGALAHGIGTSEVEHVLATQTLIQKKAKNMRVVVDGVAPHGVGAKDIILAIIGEIGTAGGTGSVIEYAGDAIRALSMEGRMTVCNMSIEGGARAGMIAPDEKTFAFIKDRPKAPKGMAWDMAMKYWETLGSDDGAHFDREIRLDAAKLPPIVSWGTSPEDVTAITSVVPNPADVVDENKRASMQRALDYMGLAPGTKITDIPLDVVWIGSCTNGRIEDLRAVAKIVDGKKISSRLAYAMIVPGSGLVKEQAEAEGLDKIFKAAGFEWREPGCSMCLGMNPDQLKPGQRCASTSNRNFEGRQGYKGRTHLVSPIMAAAAALEGHFVDVRSWQA, from the coding sequence ATGGCAAAAACGCTTTACGATAAAATCTTCGACGATCACGTGGTTGAAAAGTCCGAGGACGGAACATGCCTCCTCTACATCGACCGCCACCTCGTCCACGAGGTCACGAGCCCGCAGGCGTTCGAAGGGCTGCGCATGACCGGACGTAAAGTCCGCGCGCCCGAGAAAACCCTCGCCGTCGTCGACCACAACGTCCCGACCACCGACCGTACGAAGGGCATCGCCGACGAGCAGAGCCGCGTCCAGGTCGAAACCCTGGCGACGAACGCCCGCGACTTCGGCATCGAATACTACAACGAGCTCGATAAGCGGCAGGGCATCGTCCACGTCGTTGGACCCGAGCAGGGCTTCACGCTGCCGGGAACGACGATCGTCTGCGGCGACAGCCACACCTCGACGCACGGCGCGTTCGGCGCGCTCGCGCATGGCATTGGCACCTCCGAGGTCGAGCACGTGCTCGCCACCCAGACGCTGATCCAGAAGAAGGCCAAGAACATGCGCGTCGTCGTCGACGGCGTCGCTCCGCACGGCGTCGGCGCCAAGGACATCATCCTCGCCATCATCGGCGAAATCGGCACCGCCGGCGGCACCGGCTCCGTCATCGAATACGCCGGAGACGCCATCCGCGCGCTGTCGATGGAAGGCCGCATGACCGTCTGCAATATGTCGATCGAGGGCGGCGCCCGCGCCGGCATGATCGCGCCGGACGAAAAAACGTTCGCCTTCATCAAGGATCGCCCCAAGGCGCCGAAAGGCATGGCTTGGGACATGGCGATGAAATACTGGGAAACGCTGGGCTCGGACGACGGCGCGCACTTCGATCGCGAAATCCGTCTCGATGCCGCGAAGCTGCCGCCGATCGTCTCCTGGGGCACGAGCCCCGAGGACGTGACCGCGATCACCAGCGTCGTGCCGAATCCCGCCGACGTCGTAGACGAGAACAAGCGTGCCTCGATGCAGCGCGCGCTCGACTACATGGGCCTCGCGCCGGGAACAAAGATCACCGACATCCCGCTCGACGTCGTCTGGATCGGCTCCTGCACCAACGGCCGCATCGAAGACCTGCGCGCCGTCGCAAAAATCGTCGATGGCAAGAAGATCTCGTCACGCCTCGCCTACGCGATGATCGTGCCGGGTTCGGGCCTCGTCAAAGAGCAGGCGGAAGCCGAAGGTCTGGACAAGATCTTCAAGGCAGCGGGCTTCGAATGGCGCGAGCCCGGATGCTCGATGTGCCTTGGCATGAACCCGGATCAGTTGAAGCCGGGCCAGCGCTGCGCCTCGACCTCGAACCGCAACTTTGAGGGACGTCAGGGCTACAAAGGCCGCACGCACCTGGTTTCGCCGATCATGGCCGCCGCAGCCGCGCTCGAAGGCCACTTCGTCGACGTCCGGAGCTGGCAGGCTTAA
- the radC gene encoding RadC family protein, with amino-acid sequence MSHSNGSGDDKASAAEQGALFGGAPLKTKKAVDDKAGHRGRLRERFTNGGADAVPDYELLEMILFRAFPRIDTKPIAKRLLARFGSFAEVVSAPPDRLKEIEGVGDRAVQELKLIKTAAERLTRGEIKSRPALSSWSGVLDYLRLAQGFEDREHFRILFLDKKNALIADEVQGRGTVDHTPVYVREVVKRALELSATAIILVHNHPSGDPTPSRADIDVTKQIIDAAKPLGVTVHDHVIVGRHGHASLKALRLI; translated from the coding sequence ATGTCGCACTCGAACGGGTCTGGCGACGATAAGGCAAGTGCCGCGGAGCAGGGCGCGCTGTTCGGCGGCGCGCCGCTCAAAACAAAAAAAGCCGTCGACGACAAGGCCGGACATCGCGGGCGCTTGCGCGAGCGATTCACGAACGGCGGCGCGGATGCGGTGCCCGACTACGAGCTTCTCGAGATGATCTTGTTTCGGGCGTTTCCGCGCATCGACACGAAGCCGATCGCGAAACGCCTGCTCGCTCGCTTTGGCTCGTTTGCGGAAGTCGTCTCGGCCCCGCCGGATCGCCTGAAGGAGATCGAAGGCGTCGGCGACCGTGCCGTCCAGGAACTGAAGCTGATCAAGACGGCGGCAGAACGCCTGACCAGGGGCGAGATCAAATCGCGCCCCGCGCTGTCATCCTGGAGCGGCGTCCTCGATTATCTCCGCCTCGCGCAAGGCTTCGAAGATCGCGAGCATTTTCGCATTCTCTTCCTCGACAAGAAGAACGCGCTGATCGCCGACGAAGTCCAGGGGCGCGGAACCGTCGACCACACGCCCGTCTATGTCCGCGAAGTCGTGAAGCGGGCGCTCGAACTGTCCGCAACCGCGATCATCCTGGTGCACAATCATCCGTCGGGCGATCCAACGCCGTCGCGCGCCGACATCGACGTCACGAAGCAGATCATCGATGCCGCGAAACCGCTGGGCGTCACTGTCCACGACCACGTCATCGTCGGCCGCCACGGCCACGCCAGCCTCAAGGCATTGCGATTGATCTAA
- a CDS encoding LysR family transcriptional regulator: MDWDKLRIFHAAAEAGSFTHAGEQLHMSQSAVSRQISALEANLKVTLFHRHARGLVLTEQGELLNRTVAEVFAKLQTAETLLSDSTSKPSGDLRITAPIGFGTIWLTPRLQEFGDLYPEIRVELILNDDQVDIGMRAADVAIWTREPEQADLIRRSLFESRVRAFASAQYLRKHGTPKTLAELDQHRIIAYTGIPAQHLDAMSWIEKAGREGAAPREAALRVNSVVAIKYAIQAGIGIGMIPDYMSDEQSDLVPVLAEFEQPSLNLIFAYAEELKASKKVQLLRDFLVSKISRFR, translated from the coding sequence ATGGATTGGGACAAACTGCGTATTTTCCACGCGGCAGCGGAGGCCGGCAGTTTCACGCATGCCGGCGAGCAGCTGCACATGAGCCAGTCCGCAGTCAGCCGCCAGATCTCGGCCCTCGAAGCGAACCTCAAGGTCACGCTCTTTCATCGTCACGCCCGCGGCCTCGTTCTGACGGAACAGGGCGAACTTCTCAATCGCACCGTCGCCGAGGTGTTCGCGAAACTTCAGACCGCCGAAACGCTGCTGTCGGACTCGACCTCGAAACCGTCGGGCGATCTGCGCATCACCGCGCCGATCGGCTTCGGTACGATCTGGCTGACGCCTCGGCTGCAGGAATTCGGCGACCTCTATCCCGAAATCCGCGTCGAGCTGATCCTCAACGACGACCAGGTCGATATCGGCATGCGTGCCGCCGACGTTGCGATCTGGACGCGCGAGCCGGAACAGGCCGACCTGATCCGCCGTTCGCTGTTTGAAAGCCGGGTTCGCGCCTTCGCGTCCGCCCAGTACCTGCGCAAGCACGGAACGCCGAAAACGCTGGCCGAACTCGATCAGCACCGGATTATCGCCTACACGGGCATTCCGGCGCAGCACCTCGACGCCATGTCGTGGATCGAGAAGGCCGGGCGTGAAGGAGCGGCGCCGCGCGAGGCTGCGCTCAGGGTCAACAGCGTCGTCGCGATCAAGTACGCCATCCAGGCCGGCATCGGCATCGGCATGATCCCCGACTACATGAGCGACGAGCAGTCGGACCTCGTGCCCGTCTTGGCCGAATTCGAGCAGCCCTCGCTGAACCTGATCTTCGCCTACGCCGAGGAATTGAAAGCCTCGAAAAAAGTCCAGCTTTTGCGCGACTTTCTGGTATCCAAGATCAGCCGGTTTCGGTAA
- a CDS encoding N-acyl amino acid synthase FeeM domain-containing protein, translating into MSKTLAFRPRQESMPIEEGSWHGNSNSFELRILEDEKDIREALQLRGRAYTAIGYDIDKADGEYSDHFDTLATTVLFGVYDSGRIVGTVRLCFSLPQSVASLPCASHYPALRDMHRSQSHGFVEISRLSIEPDIANVSYRTTLYAFLVRASLTAALATGVSMLLIATRPDWVKFYRYMLGFQQIGEPAFYPPGDFKITLLGGSLEQARMRQRLQNRFFKITEEEVASMKNSIGRTLGRADQAEEIKIAV; encoded by the coding sequence ATGTCGAAGACGCTCGCGTTTCGCCCACGGCAGGAGTCTATGCCGATCGAAGAGGGCTCGTGGCACGGTAACAGCAATTCCTTCGAACTGCGCATTCTCGAAGACGAAAAAGACATTCGCGAAGCTCTACAGCTCAGGGGCCGCGCTTATACGGCCATCGGCTACGACATCGACAAGGCCGACGGCGAATACTCGGATCACTTCGATACGCTCGCGACGACCGTGTTGTTCGGCGTCTACGATAGCGGACGTATCGTGGGGACGGTGCGCCTCTGCTTCTCGCTTCCACAGTCCGTCGCTTCGCTTCCCTGCGCCTCGCACTATCCGGCGCTGAGGGATATGCATCGCTCGCAAAGCCACGGCTTCGTTGAAATTTCGAGGCTCTCGATCGAGCCGGACATCGCCAATGTGTCTTACCGGACGACGCTTTATGCGTTTCTCGTCCGGGCATCGCTGACGGCGGCGCTGGCGACGGGTGTCTCGATGCTGCTGATTGCGACGCGGCCCGATTGGGTCAAGTTCTATCGCTATATGCTGGGCTTCCAGCAGATCGGCGAGCCGGCGTTCTATCCGCCCGGCGATTTCAAGATCACGCTGCTCGGCGGCAGCCTGGAGCAGGCGCGCATGCGCCAGCGGCTGCAGAACCGCTTCTTCAAGATCACGGAAGAAGAGGTCGCCAGCATGAAGAACTCGATCGGACGGACGCTGGGCCGCGCCGATCAGGCCGAAGAGATCAAGATCGCGGTGTAG
- the rplS gene encoding 50S ribosomal protein L19 translates to MNIIQQLEREQMDAVLSKRGIPEFGPGDTVKVMVKVIESAEADPKDKKKKVEKEPTVRFQAYEGVVIARSGAGLNENFTVRKISYGEGVERVFPIYSPYIAEIEVLRRGKVRRAKLYYLRGRRGKAARIFERTDARARRLNAAWKGFKKPKGEADDLTRINGIDIDLQNRLKHLNCYKIEQIANLSDEDIANIDETLNLKGAIEKQDWIGQAQRLVAELTAAEVPAEEAKE, encoded by the coding sequence ATGAATATTATCCAACAGCTCGAACGCGAGCAGATGGACGCCGTCCTTTCCAAGCGCGGCATCCCTGAATTCGGCCCCGGCGACACCGTTAAGGTGATGGTCAAGGTCATCGAGTCGGCCGAAGCCGACCCGAAAGACAAGAAGAAGAAGGTCGAGAAAGAGCCGACCGTCCGCTTCCAGGCCTATGAAGGCGTCGTGATTGCCCGCTCGGGCGCCGGCCTCAACGAGAACTTCACGGTTCGCAAGATTTCTTACGGCGAAGGCGTCGAGCGCGTTTTCCCGATCTACTCACCCTACATCGCCGAGATCGAAGTCCTCCGCCGCGGCAAGGTCCGCCGCGCGAAGCTCTATTATCTCCGCGGCCGCCGCGGCAAAGCCGCCCGCATCTTCGAGCGCACGGACGCGCGCGCACGCCGTCTCAACGCGGCTTGGAAGGGCTTCAAGAAGCCGAAGGGCGAGGCCGATGATCTGACCCGTATCAACGGCATCGACATCGACCTGCAGAACCGCCTGAAGCATCTCAACTGCTACAAGATCGAACAGATCGCCAACCTGTCGGACGAAGACATCGCCAACATCGATGAGACGCTGAACCTCAAAGGCGCCATCGAGAAGCAGGATTGGATCGGCCAGGCGCAGCGCCTCGTCGCCGAACTCACGGCCGCTGAAGTTCCGGCTGAGGAAGCCAAGGAATAA
- a CDS encoding class I SAM-dependent methyltransferase has product MTKDGTDLVRSQFGASAAAYATSDVHAKGESLARIVELARPQRHWQGLDVATGAGHMAAAFAPHLANIIASDITDEMLGEAAKLAADRNLANVSTAKAEAGALPFDDARFDLVCCRLAAHHFPDLRCFIAEVRRVLKAGGRFALVDNVAPDAQQLPDASQSDIADTAAAYNAFEKLRDPSHGLAPPPETWISLLTDAGFRIVAREQFGKELDFSSWVTRMRCAPDTITELRRILTSGPSNLRTFLQPRTDQDGELHFSLQELLIVADKTA; this is encoded by the coding sequence ATGACGAAAGACGGCACCGACCTCGTCCGCTCGCAGTTCGGCGCGTCCGCCGCCGCGTATGCGACCTCGGATGTGCACGCTAAAGGCGAAAGTCTCGCGCGAATCGTGGAACTGGCTCGGCCGCAGCGCCACTGGCAGGGCCTCGACGTCGCTACCGGGGCAGGCCATATGGCCGCGGCATTCGCGCCACATCTGGCGAACATTATAGCCAGCGACATCACCGACGAGATGCTGGGCGAAGCGGCGAAGCTCGCCGCCGACCGAAACCTTGCCAACGTGTCGACCGCCAAGGCCGAAGCCGGGGCGCTTCCCTTCGACGACGCCCGCTTCGATCTCGTCTGTTGCCGCCTGGCGGCTCACCATTTCCCAGACTTGCGCTGTTTCATTGCCGAAGTCCGCCGCGTCTTGAAGGCAGGAGGCCGCTTCGCCCTCGTCGACAACGTCGCTCCGGACGCGCAGCAGTTGCCGGACGCATCTCAAAGCGACATTGCGGACACGGCTGCCGCCTACAACGCCTTCGAGAAATTACGCGACCCGAGCCATGGCCTCGCGCCGCCGCCCGAAACATGGATCAGCCTGCTGACGGACGCAGGTTTCAGGATCGTCGCGCGAGAGCAGTTCGGCAAAGAACTCGATTTCTCGTCATGGGTGACGCGAATGCGATGCGCGCCAGATACCATCACTGAACTTCGGCGCATCCTCACCAGCGGCCCGTCGAACCTGCGAACCTTCTTGCAGCCGCGCACCGATCAAGACGGCGAGTTGCATTTCAGCCTGCAGGAACTGCTGATTGTTGCCGACAAGACCGCCTGA
- a CDS encoding MFS transporter — protein sequence MNEQPTAPPVLGMRERIRAILIGSSGNLVEWYDFYVYAAFSLYFAKAFFPAGDQTAQLLNTAAIFAVGFLMRPIGAWLFGRMADRHGRRVALTTSVLLMCFGSALLAVTPVYATIGIAAPIILLVARMIQGLSLGGEYGTSATYLSEMATAERRGFYSSFQYVTLIGGQLAAMLVLVVLQKFVLTPAELDAWGWRIPFAIGAALAVVAYVMRRDLAETEAFHRSKRREGSLKALFAHPREVAIVVGLTLGGTLAFYTYTTYMQKFLVNTSGFSKDTATLISASALFVYMLMQPVVGAISDKIGRRPVLITFGVLGVLFTVPLLTAIQSTQDPLTAFFLILAGLAIVSCYTAINAVVKAELFPTSVRALGVGLPYALTVALFGGTAEYIALWLKQAGRETDFFWYVTICIGLSLVVYATMRDTRNDSAINKSEGP from the coding sequence ATGAACGAGCAGCCGACAGCGCCGCCGGTGCTCGGAATGCGAGAGAGAATCAGGGCCATCCTGATCGGCTCCTCCGGCAATCTGGTCGAGTGGTACGATTTTTACGTCTACGCGGCGTTCTCGCTTTACTTCGCAAAGGCATTCTTTCCGGCAGGCGATCAGACGGCGCAGCTCCTCAACACGGCCGCCATCTTCGCAGTCGGGTTCCTGATGCGTCCGATTGGGGCATGGCTGTTCGGGCGCATGGCGGACCGCCACGGCCGGCGTGTGGCGCTGACGACGTCGGTTCTGCTGATGTGTTTCGGTTCGGCGCTGCTCGCCGTTACACCCGTCTACGCGACGATCGGCATCGCGGCGCCGATCATCCTGCTTGTGGCGCGGATGATCCAAGGTCTGAGCCTCGGTGGCGAGTACGGCACGAGCGCCACTTATCTTTCCGAAATGGCGACAGCCGAGCGGCGCGGTTTCTATTCGAGCTTCCAATACGTGACGCTGATCGGCGGGCAGCTCGCGGCCATGCTGGTTCTGGTCGTGCTGCAGAAATTCGTTCTGACTCCGGCCGAACTCGATGCCTGGGGCTGGCGCATTCCGTTCGCGATCGGCGCGGCTCTTGCCGTCGTCGCTTACGTCATGCGGCGGGATCTCGCCGAGACGGAAGCGTTCCATCGCTCAAAGCGGCGTGAGGGCTCGCTCAAGGCTCTGTTCGCGCATCCGAGGGAAGTCGCGATCGTCGTCGGATTGACGCTCGGTGGCACGCTCGCGTTCTATACCTACACGACCTACATGCAGAAATTTCTGGTCAACACGTCGGGGTTTTCGAAGGATACCGCGACGCTGATCTCGGCTTCCGCGTTGTTCGTCTACATGCTGATGCAGCCCGTCGTCGGCGCGATCTCGGACAAGATCGGACGACGTCCCGTGCTGATCACGTTCGGCGTGCTCGGCGTCCTGTTTACAGTGCCGCTGCTCACTGCAATTCAATCGACGCAAGATCCGCTTACAGCCTTTTTTCTTATCTTGGCTGGGCTCGCGATCGTATCATGCTACACAGCGATCAACGCCGTCGTGAAGGCGGAGCTGTTTCCGACTTCAGTGCGAGCGCTGGGCGTTGGATTGCCCTATGCGCTGACGGTGGCGCTGTTCGGCGGCACGGCCGAATATATCGCGCTCTGGCTGAAGCAGGCCGGACGCGAGACGGACTTTTTCTGGTACGTTACGATCTGCATCGGCCTCTCGCTCGTCGTCTACGCAACGATGCGCGACACGCGCAACGACAGTGCGATCAATAAAAGCGAAGGTCCTTAG